The following nucleotide sequence is from Podospora bellae-mahoneyi strain CBS 112042 chromosome 1 map unlocalized CBS112042p_1, whole genome shotgun sequence.
TTTGATGCTACCAGCATTCCCGCCAACCTAGTGGCCAAGATTGTGGCTAGGACGCTCAATACTCTGGACCAAAGTGTCTTGGACTTTGCGGTAAACGGTATAAGAAGTCGTCTTCACACTCTTCAGGCTGCTGCGGTGACGGCGGCAGCCCAGTATGCCGCCCATGGAGCTGCGGGTTTACCTGGTGCTATCAACCCTGCTACGGCACCTTTGGgagtggaagaggatgacgatgattaCGAGCCCAACCTTGACGCGGCGGAAGATACGGAGCAGATTCTCAACAAGCTCGACAATGCACCCCCTGAGACGGCGCTCGACGAATATGCCGATCCCAACGCtgccctcggcctcggcccaTTCACCctcgcaccaccacccctgaTCGACGCCGACGTGGCCTCTAAACTCAGCTCCGCCGCGGCCTCCCGCCTCTTTGGCCCTCTATCCTCTTTATCATCAGAAGGCCCAAGCAAGAAGCCAAAAGCGGGCATCAACCGCCTTGCCGCCTCGTCGTATGATCGCGATTCCTGGCTCACCGTTGCCACTCGACTCGCCACCCGCAGCACATTCGgcctcgaagaagaagaacaagaagaagaacaaaccTCAGCAGTCAAATCCGAAGAAGGCGCCGTCTCCCACCCGTTGGCCTCCACCTTTAACCAATCCATCCGCGAGATGTTATTCACCTACATACTCGAAGACTGGCGGCCGAGAATAGAAGTCGCGGTCGCGTGGCTCAGCGAGGAGTGGTACAATGACCAGCTCACCAAGCGGACGGGGCTGAGGAACGCGCCGCTGCACTACGAGACGTGGGCGCTGAGGTTGCTGGACGGGTTCATGACTTTTATCACGGCGCAGGATAAAGTCTTGACGAGGTTTTTGGCCGAAATTCCGGAGCTGAGCGGGGAGTTGCTTGGGAGGCTGAAGACGCTGTGTGGGGATCCGAATACTTTGGGCTTAGCGATGACGAGCTTGTTGTATCTTGTTATGATGAGGCCACCTGCGAGGGAGTTGGCGTTGGATACGGTTGGGGGGATTTGGGTTGAGTGTGAGTACACCCTTGATGAGAAATGGTATTGAAGGGATGATGCTAATGATGATGcagatgaggaggcgagacCGCTGGCTGCGAAATACTTGAGCAAGTGGCGGCCGGGGTGGGTTGAGCAGCAGATGCACTTGCAGGCTGCGAAGGCTgtggctgggggtggtggggatggggctgCTGGTATTGCTGCTTAGGGTTGATGCAGATGGCGAGGTTTGGGGTAAAGGGAGAGGCTCTGTATATTACGACAATCAATTCACTGGACAAGGTGgcaaggacaacaacaacaacaacaacaacatttCTAAACCTTCATGGGGCTTTTCTTTTGGAGGGGAGGCTGACAGTTATTTTCAAAGTggatggttgggttgttggcagGTATTGTACCCGGGTACTTGTCAATTGAAGATATAAAATGGATCAGTTCGGGGAGGAGCGAAACTTGGGGACCATGGTTACCTAGGAATATGAGGGGAAGGGTGTATTGTATGTAGAGTGCTGTGCAGTAGTTTTCTAGCTTCAGGGtatggctggctggctgggagcGGTTAGGcaggctttttttttattgtaTGTGTTCTGTATGAATTTATTGCTTGCATGGTGCATGGTagtttggtgggtggtggtggtggtttacTTATCATAGAGGATTGAATTAATGAGACGCGTCGACGCGGTGGTGCACGTTTGATGGATTATTACATcatattttatatatatatatatatatatttgaTATTCTTGAGTGCTTGCCGCATAAATGTTCAATTTGGGGGGTAATGAAGCTGAGGGTTTGTCATTGGGTGGGATTCGACCAGGCTGGTGAGTTGAGAGAGACTTTTCCGTCAGCGAAAGGATCTCCGAGGCTTTCTTTTGAAGGTCATTTTCATGTGAAATGCAAGGTCAATAGGTGTACACACTCAGGGGCTAGGGGAGAGTGGCCCTTTGCGAAGTGCAGACTGCGGGTGTGCAGGAATAAAGAGAGGCACAAAGGGAAGATCATAGGACCAAAGTGAACGCAGATGGCACTTTGTCGATGCAAGATGCAAACCCCTGGTCTCACATCCCGAGGCGGCGGCCCGAGAGCCAGGGGTAGGCTTTTGGAGGCCGGATTTCTTTCAGTGCAACGCCAACAATctggttgctgtggtggtgggtggtggaggtggggagtTGTTAGTGGTCAGTTGATAGAGTTGGTCGTTTTTAACACCGTCAGCAAGGTGAAAGGGGGGTATAAACATGGTGGTGCAAAGAGGATTTTGGATCGGTTGAGGGGTCCTATGGCGTTTTGTTTCTGATGTTGCCgttgtttgtgttttgtCTGATTCTTATTTTCCTCTGAGGTGCCCTGGAGAATTAGTGGTTAACTGAACCCCCATGTTGATAACCATATTACAGCCTTGCCAATTGCACACTAGACGCTAATTGCcaagaggaaagaaaacaTCCAATTGGTACCTCTGCTCATGCGACGACATCTCTCCTTCCCTTCGTTGCTGCccgcttcatcatcttcttctcttgaGTAACTCAAACGTAGCACTTTTCTATTTGCTTTGAAGTTAACTGCGACAGTCTTTTTGACAGACAACAACCTTACCTACTCACATACACGCGCGCGGTAATAGAGATCCGGTCTCATTTGCAATTGAAAACCAGCAAACAAGCACCCAGCCTGCTGAACACCACCTAGGCAATTCCAAACACCCACAGGCGTCGGCTTTCCAAAGCAGCGGCGGGCCTCCCACTCCCTGACCCGCTATGAGAGTGGAAACAAACGCCCGGCATACTGCTACTACCAACTAGAGATAACTTACAATTAACGtccattttcttttcccctgAACAAGAAAATGCGCAACAAGCTTGTGAAAGCGAGGCCGAATTCCACAACTGCAAAGGCATTGGGTTTTTTTAACATACATCAGGATcgtggtgacggtgacgaaCGCAGTATGTCTCTTCCGCCCCCTttttcatcctcccctcctggAATGCTTGTCCATGGAAAAAAGGTGGTTTCCTTTTGTGCCCGAGACACATGTCCCAGAGGTTGTGCGCAAGGTGTCGGCCTGCAGACAAGGATGGAGGCACTTGTGGGCTTTTCGGATAGCTGCAGGTTCGTTGTCTGTGTGGACGTGGTTGTTCAGGAAGAACAGAACTAGTTTATGCTAGTTGGGTTTAAAAAGTTGGAAGAAAACATACCGGACTGTGGAAGCTAATTTGGAGTGTGCATTTGGTTTATTTCCAAACAGaaacctccccttcatcatctACGCGAAATTCCGTCGACGCACCGCTATCTTCCCCACGAACAGCAACCACAGTACCAGCCCCGAATCAACAAGCACAAGCCGCCATCACCTCTCCACCTACTTCACCCAGCCCAACAAGCCGCACCAGATCCCCgctgccaccaccgcaatCCTCTTCAAGCAATAATAACAGGGCCGCGAGGCAACAGCAGGAAGACCCGCGCCCCTCGTTCCGAGCGACTCTTACCCCGGCGTCGGAAGCCACAATCAACTCTGCCATGACACGAACGGCTGCAGGATCAACAGCACCAAGTACAAACGGAGTAAACAGCAAGGCAGGGCCACCAGCGCCGTCGCCCTCGGCGGCCGTAAcaacatcctcttcctccctctccccaagcCGCATGAATTCCACCATCCGCGCGGTACCAAGTTTTGATCGTTCCTCCGCCGAAGACTCGAGCAGCGACGGCACAAACGCGACAACGTCGAGGAACTCTGCGCTTTCGAGCTCGATCAACAGCACGGCGAGCATGTCTTCTTCCGAGTCGGCGGCGAACCTGACGCCCAAAAGCGGTGGGCTCCACAAGATTCCGTCGGTGGGAAGGCTGCGACCTGGCCCATCGGGGGCTTCGATTGGCGAGAATAATTATAGTAACAGTGATCAGAACAGCACGCCAGGGATGGGAACGCTGCGGTCATTTCCTAGCATGGGTGACATTCCGCAGCGGGGGAGCAGTATTAGCGCTACTGGTTACCCCTCGGCGGCTGACAACCCCGGCCCCAACGGTGGAGGAAGCCCGACTCCTAATGAGATGtcgcttgctgctggggaggcgCATCTCTCGGGGGGGTGGGACAACTCGGTGGGCaaggctgggttggggaagacggggagggtgatcAACCGGTTGGTGTCGGACAACGAGTCGTTGAAGAGGGACATCAAGAttgagaggttgagggcggaggaggcgaggcaGCAGGCGCAACTGCTGAAGGACCAGCTGGACAGGACGACGCGGGAGCACGAGAGCCAGATGCTGGATGTCAATGTCACCAAGACTTTGCTGGCGCGTAAGGAGCGGCAGGTGGAGGCGCTGCAGCAGACGGTGGAGCTGGAGCGGACGAGGGCTGTGTCGGCGACGGACAGGGAGAGGAtctggaaggaggagctggagaaggtcaaggccGAGTGCAAAcggcaggtggaggaggcgaacAATCAGGTTTTGCTGACGGACGGGCGGTATAACGCGCTTGCGAGCCactggggcggggagggggagaggtacAGGAAAAGGACGGACAAGATgaggaaggagtttgaggagctgagcgagaagaggagggaggatgacgagaagaTTAGGAGGCACGAGCAGATGATTGATCAGATGTATGTGGAGATTGATGATTTGGAGAAGCAGAACAGGGCGCTGTGGGAGATGTTTGAGCGgtacaagaaggagaaggacgagaGCTTGAGGGGGATGACGGAGGATAATTTGAGGCAGGCAGAGGAGCTGCAGAGGACGATtgaggaggcgaaggaggcgagggataAGTTGAGGTGGGCGTTGAATGTGAAGGAGAATGTCAAGGGGGCGAAATAAGGGGTATCGACAgcccaacaaccctcccagGTCGTTACTCTCAACTCTATTTCCGCTGCTCCGGggcctttttctctttcaacaccacccttcttATGACAATCTTGAAGTACATCACCTCGCAGCAAATACATTGTTCAACCCAAAAGACAGCCACCAGTTATCGACGGGCAAGCCAGACCGCATCTTCCTTCAACTTATCAAGCGACCAAGCTCATTCATCGTCCAGCAAAGTTATTCCGGCAGAAAGGCGTTTCatttgtttttatttttcgttttcttttcttacAACATCTTCACGTTTCGAGTGTC
It contains:
- a CDS encoding uncharacterized protein (EggNog:ENOG503NX2V; COG:A; BUSCO:EOG09260C2V), yielding MASTPAVPIEEQLKQLNAARKLALENSAYYDRIVKGVLPVIGPTSSIELKRWGAEFLAESLATPVLSMRDKESLTLSVLDTLKSLLESEQDDAIVLKASIAAAASAYPVVLRWIIHNSYHTEAWEQISAIKSRILRIWDGAPAPVRLSCIKFAQRVVLAQTTSNGQEVKYGGLDISLGMVPANHPLLDPRLMEAEATGLLDRMLGVLQDNSNDALLVDATLNCLSILIRTRPSTSNRIINCVLNFNPLKLANSPMTPKNKVLMKSMEKTTRMLMINILKRHVDPNNQHSGRVQQYVERLMRSRAEIFDEAGRKRQLADQAAAQYGDLKRQKVQDAFAAAPEPAAPAQPAVIPPLAPGPQTLAAVFTLTNNPGLQAFDATSIPANLVAKIVARTLNTLDQSVLDFAVNGIRSRLHTLQAAAVTAAAQYAAHGAAGLPGAINPATAPLGVEEDDDDYEPNLDAAEDTEQILNKLDNAPPETALDEYADPNAALGLGPFTLAPPPLIDADVASKLSSAAASRLFGPLSSLSSEGPSKKPKAGINRLAASSYDRDSWLTVATRLATRSTFGLEEEEQEEEQTSAVKSEEGAVSHPLASTFNQSIREMLFTYILEDWRPRIEVAVAWLSEEWYNDQLTKRTGLRNAPLHYETWALRLLDGFMTFITAQDKVLTRFLAEIPELSGELLGRLKTLCGDPNTLGLAMTSLLYLVMMRPPARELALDTVGGIWVEYEEARPLAAKYLSKWRPGWVEQQMHLQAAKAVAGGGGDGAAGIAA
- the SHE3 gene encoding mother-specific HO expression (COG:U; EggNog:ENOG503P6YB); translation: MRNKLVKARPNSTTAKALGFFNIHQDRGDGDERKTSPSSSTRNSVDAPLSSPRTATTVPAPNQQAQAAITSPPTSPSPTSRTRSPLPPPQSSSSNNNRAARQQQEDPRPSFRATLTPASEATINSAMTRTAAGSTAPSTNGVNSKAGPPAPSPSAAVTTSSSSLSPSRMNSTIRAVPSFDRSSAEDSSSDGTNATTSRNSALSSSINSTASMSSSESAANLTPKSGGLHKIPSVGRLRPGPSGASIGENNYSNSDQNSTPGMGTLRSFPSMGDIPQRGSSISATGYPSAADNPGPNGGGSPTPNEMSLAAGEAHLSGGWDNSVGKAGLGKTGRVINRLVSDNESLKRDIKIERLRAEEARQQAQLLKDQLDRTTREHESQMLDVNVTKTLLARKERQVEALQQTVELERTRAVSATDRERIWKEELEKVKAECKRQVEEANNQVLLTDGRYNALASHWGGEGERYRKRTDKMRKEFEELSEKRREDDEKIRRHEQMIDQMYVEIDDLEKQNRALWEMFERYKKEKDESLRGMTEDNLRQAEELQRTIEEAKEARDKLRWALNVKENVKGAK